The genomic region ACAATAAAAAAATTAAAAAAAGTAAATTTAGTATGTAATGCTTGTCATGGTGAAATCCAAAAAATGGATACAGTAAAGATGTCCAATGATTTTACCATGGAATGGTGTATTTCTTGTCATAGAAAGGTTGAAATAGATGTTCAAAATAAATATTACAAAGAATATTTTCCTAACAAAAATAAAAACAACAAAATAACTGTTGATATGGTTGGAGGAACAGAATGCGCTAAATGTCATTATTGATAAAATAAATAAGATGAAAGCGATTAACAAAAATTATTATGAAATCAAATAAAAAAGAAATCATATTTGAAAATTACAAACCGATGAAAGATCTTATAAATGGAAAAACGTCTAGACGTGATTTTATTAAATGGTTAGGGTTCAGTACAGCTTCCGTTACTTTAGCCGCTTGTAAAGGTCCAGTTATAAAATCTATTCCTTACATAGTTAAACCAGAAAGTATTACTCCAGGAATTCCTAATTATTATGCATCAACTATGATTGATTCTTTTGATATAGGAAGTGTTTTAGTTAAAACAAGAGAAGGACGTCCCATAAAAATAGAACCTAATTCTTCTTCTGAATTTTTTCATACAACTTCTGCTAGAATACAATCTTCTTTGTTATCTCTTTATGATGAAGAAAGATTAAAAAATCCTTTCTTAAAAGGTCAAAAAAGTTCTTGGAAAAACATAGATAATTATATCATTCAACACTTAAAATATTTATCCAAAACAAAAAAAGATATAATTTTTCTTTCTTATTCTTTTCCAAGTTTTTCTACAAAAAAATTGATTCAAGATTTTAAAAAAAAATATCCATCAACTAAATGGGTCATTTATGATCCTATTTCATATTCTAAAGTTTTAGATGCTTCGAAAAAAATATTTGGAATTCGTGGTTTTCCTGTCTTTGATCTAAAAAAATCAGAATTAATCATTTCATTTGATGCAGATTTTTTGGGTGATTGGTGTCCAGAAAATATGGCTCAATCTTATGTTTTTAATAGAAAACCTAAAAAAAATATGATGCAACATATTCAAATAGAAAGTAATATGACTATAACTGGAGCAAATGCAGATTTCCGTTTATCTAAAAAACCTTCTGATATAAAAAAAATATTGATTGAAATATTTCAAAACATTTTTTTCGGAAAAAAAATAAAGGATAAAAATGCAAAAAAAATAATTTCATTAATAAAAAAAATGGGATCTAAATGCGTTATTCTTGCGGATGGAGATCAGGAATCTTATGAGATATCTTTTTTAATTAATATAAAAATTAATAGTCTCGCTTTACAAGAAAAAAAATATTTTTTATCTAAAGAAAGTAATGACCATGAGTTTAAAAATTTTTTAAAAAGTTTAGAAAAAGGAAATATTGGAGCATTATTTATTCATAATGTGAATCCTATTTATAGTCTTCCATTATCCATTTCTAAAAAAATCATAGAATTTATAAAAAAAATTCCTTTAACTGTTTCTTTTTCGACAAATAAAGATGAAACCAATGAAATAATGGATGTTTTAGCTCCTATTCCTCATTGGTTAGAAAGTTGGGGAGATACTTGTCCCGTTACTAATGTTTGTACATTAACTCAACCTACTATTCAACGTATTTTTAATACAAGACAATTTCAGGATTCTTTAATCATTTGGAGTGGGATTAAAGAAAAAAATTATTACGAATATTTGAAAAAAGTTTGGGAAAAAAATATTATTCCTCAATCTAATGTTGCTTCTTTTAATGAGGCTTTATTTCATGGAGTAGTAACACTTACAAAAAATCATAACCATTCTTCATCTTCAATTTTAATTAATGAAAAAATACAAGAATATGGAAAAAGAAAAAAAACAATTGACCCAAAAATAAAAAAAAGTTTTGAACTTAGATTATATACTAAAATCAGTATGGGAGATGGTTCTCAATATAATAATCCTTGGTTACAAGAACTACCGGACCCCATTACTCGTACTACATGGGATAATTATTTAACTATATCATATTTTGACGCAAATAAAATAGGATTGAAAAATTGGAATTCTGGAGATGGATCTTTAAATGGAAACTGTGTTAATTTAATTAAAAATAATAAGATAATCATTCAGAATCTTCCTATTTTTATTCAACCTGGACAAGCTGTAGGATCTGTGGGATTAGCTTTTGGTTATGGTCAAAAAAAAGGAAAACTATCTCATATGATTAACGGAAAAAATGCCTATAAATGCTATGAAAATTTTCACATTATACAAAATGATATACAAATAGAAAAAGTAGACAAAATACATAAATTTGCTTGTGTACAACTGCATCACACCACAGTAGGAAGAAATTTAGTGAAAGAGACAGATTTGGACGTATTTTTAAATAATCCAAAAGAAATTTGGAATGAGGAAGAAAAAGTTTTAACTCATAAAGGAATGCTTCCTACAGAAAAAATTTCTATTTGGAATCAAAATCATAAAAAAGAAAAAAACGGACATCATTTTAATTTATCTATAGATTTAAATGCTTGTATTGGATGTGGAGCATGTATAATTGCATGTCACTCGGAAAATAATGTTCCTGTTGTTGGAAAAAAAGAAATAGAAAAATCTAGAGATATGCATTGGTTACGTATAGATAGATATTATTGTGCAGATAAAAATGAAGAAAATAATCATGAAGAAAATATTTATAAAAATCCAAAAGTAGTTTTTCAACCAATTATGTGTCAACATTGCGATCATGCTCCCTGTGAAACTGTATGTCCAGTTGGAGCAACTTCTCATGGAGAACAAGGTCAAAATATGATGACTTATAATCGTTGTATAGGAACTCGTTATTGTGCAAATAATTGTCCTTATAAAGTAAGGAGATTTAATTGGTTTAATTATGCTAATAATTCCAAATTTGATTTTAACATGAATAATACTTTGGGTAAAATGGTTCTAAATCCAGATGTAGTTATCAGAACCAGAGGAGTCATGGAAAAATG from Blattabacterium cuenoti harbors:
- a CDS encoding 4Fe-4S dicluster domain-containing protein yields the protein MKSNKKEIIFENYKPMKDLINGKTSRRDFIKWLGFSTASVTLAACKGPVIKSIPYIVKPESITPGIPNYYASTMIDSFDIGSVLVKTREGRPIKIEPNSSSEFFHTTSARIQSSLLSLYDEERLKNPFLKGQKSSWKNIDNYIIQHLKYLSKTKKDIIFLSYSFPSFSTKKLIQDFKKKYPSTKWVIYDPISYSKVLDASKKIFGIRGFPVFDLKKSELIISFDADFLGDWCPENMAQSYVFNRKPKKNMMQHIQIESNMTITGANADFRLSKKPSDIKKILIEIFQNIFFGKKIKDKNAKKIISLIKKMGSKCVILADGDQESYEISFLINIKINSLALQEKKYFLSKESNDHEFKNFLKSLEKGNIGALFIHNVNPIYSLPLSISKKIIEFIKKIPLTVSFSTNKDETNEIMDVLAPIPHWLESWGDTCPVTNVCTLTQPTIQRIFNTRQFQDSLIIWSGIKEKNYYEYLKKVWEKNIIPQSNVASFNEALFHGVVTLTKNHNHSSSSILINEKIQEYGKRKKTIDPKIKKSFELRLYTKISMGDGSQYNNPWLQELPDPITRTTWDNYLTISYFDANKIGLKNWNSGDGSLNGNCVNLIKNNKIIIQNLPIFIQPGQAVGSVGLAFGYGQKKGKLSHMINGKNAYKCYENFHIIQNDIQIEKVDKIHKFACVQLHHTTVGRNLVKETDLDVFLNNPKEIWNEEEKVLTHKGMLPTEKISIWNQNHKKEKNGHHFNLSIDLNACIGCGACIIACHSENNVPVVGKKEIEKSRDMHWLRIDRYYCADKNEENNHEENIYKNPKVVFQPIMCQHCDHAPCETVCPVGATSHGEQGQNMMTYNRCIGTRYCANNCPYKVRRFNWFNYANNSKFDFNMNNTLGKMVLNPDVVIRTRGVMEKCSLCIQRTQYTIGVAKKENRKIKDEEFETACSTSCPTKAITFGDANNSNSLIYKKINNSRSYKLLDFIGVRPNVSYQLKIRNKRKME